CATATGGCGTTCGGGCCGAGCCCCACGCTCTTCCGCCACTTCATCAAGGAGGCTGAGGCACAGGCGGGCAGTGTCTATGGCCGCCGCATCTATGAGGTCATGCGATACTGGGACGACGATCATCCGGAGTGGGATGCAGACGAACAGGCCTTCGCGGCGGCGTGGCGGAAGCAGCCGAAATGGGTCGTCTCACGCTCGCTGAAATCGGTCGGGCCCAATGCCACGCTCGTTGATGATGATCTTGAGAACACGATCCGTGCGCTGAAGGAGCGCGACGGCGAGATCGAAGTTGCCGGCCCGGACCTGGCGCACAGCCTTACCGAGCTTGGCCTGATCGATGAGTATCGCATCTACCTGCATCCCGTCGTGCTCGGTCGCGGCACGCCCTATTTCGCCGGCCCCCGGCCGCCGCTCCGCCTTGTGGGCCATGACCGGATCGACGGGGACGTGATCAGGCTGACCTACGTTCCAGCCTGATCCTGCGGCACGCGCCAGGGGCCGCGGGGGTGAGCCAAGGTCCGATGGATCGATAACGGAAATGCCGCTGGTGGCTATGGACATCAGCGGACCTTGGCGATCACCTTCCTGGTCTCGCCGCACAGCGCACAGGCATCCAGACGCCGCTCGAATCCGTCCTGGCCGGCGAGCTCGCGCGTCTTGTGATTGGCTTGGCCGGGCACCGAAAGCCCGAGCCGCTCGGTGATACAGTCGTCGCAGACCGGCTCGGGCGACAGCCGCTCGATCAGCGCCCGAACTTGGCTCAGAACCGTCGTCATCTCTCCCCCTTGGATGCCGCTATAGGCAGGTCCGGCGACGCGCGGAAGGCAGCGCCGTGACCCTTGGCTGCGCCTGATCCGGCTCGCTAGGGCGCGATGCGCATCATCGCCACCATCCTTGCCCCGCCGCACCGCGTTCCGGTTCTTGAGGCAGATGCTGGGCCGGCCGCGGCCCCGGCGAAACCATCGCGGACCGGCTGATTTCCCCGCTTGGAGCGGAAGCCCCAAGCTCCTCGCGGCCGCTTCGCTCCAAATCAGCCCGGCCGCTCCGGTCCTCCGCTTGGCGCTCCGGCCGTGCGGTTCGCCGGGCCCTCTGAGGCCGTCCCTGAAGCTCTGCCCATCGCCCGGAAGCGGTTCGGGCGAGCAGATGAAGGAGTGAGACAATGCCCGCAATCGGTCATGTGCAGCGTCAGTCGGACGGCAGCTTCAAGGGTTCGATCCGCACGCTTTCGGTGCGCGCCGACATCGAGATCGTGCCCAACCGCAGCAAGACGGGTGAGCAACCCGACTACCGCATCTTGGCCTCGGGCGTCGAGCTCGGTGGCGGCTGGATTCGCACCGGCGAGGTCTCAGGACGCGAATATATCCGCCTCGCGATGTCGGCACCCGAGCTTGGGAGCCGCACCCTCTACGCCAATCTCGGGCGCGCCGCCGGCCAGGACGATGACGATGTCTTCGCCATCATCTGGAACCCCGGCGAGTGATCCTGGCGTGGCCCCGTACCCGAGCGGTGCGGGGCCAAACGCCTTCGGGTGACCGCCAACCCGGCCGGTCAGCGCCGACAATCCGGGCGCGGAGAAGCTCGGGCCGTCGCGCGAGTCAGGTGCAATCTGCGTCAGGCGGGGAGGGGCTCTGCTCAGCAGGTGCTCATCATCCGAGACGGAGCGGGCCGCCTCAAGGACGACGGGGCCCCACCATTTTTCCGGCGTCTGATCGCTGCGGCGAACGCATCTGCCGGCGTGCCGCGCCGGAAAAATCGTTGCCCCCGTCGCCGCTCGCGCGGTCGCGGGGCCCATGCCCCGCGCTCCTTGACCCGGCCCGCTCCGCCCCGGGCGTCGCCTTGCGTCTTTCGCGAAGAGATGGAGGCGATGATGTGCATCGAGCAACGGATCGAGGAGCTGCGCGCGGAACTGGCGGCATGCACCGACCGTCAGGAAATCAGCCAGATCAGCGCGGAATTGCAGGCCGCATTGGCCGAACGCGCGCGCATCGAGGCCCGGATTGCGACCATGTTTGGGCTGCCGGATTGAGGTTGAAGCAGGCCCGGAGCGGTGCCGCGAAGGCGTGCTCCGGGCCATCTTTCATGTCGAAACTGGTGGCGCGCCGCGCTGCGCTATCCGGCTTTATGGTCGCGCTTTAGGGCGTCCACGATTGCAGTTTGCGGCCCCTGAGCGCTGCTCGAATGAGGCTCGAACAGGCACCGGCTGGCTCTTTCCGGCGGCGCGTCACCAGCGGGGAAGCGGGTGGACTGTGGCAGCGATGGAGACAGATGGAGCGGCCGGGCAGCTGGAATTTGTAAGGCAAGATTGAAAAGCTACGGCACCGCCGCTGACGCCGGCGTGCCGCAAGCAATTGTCTGCACATCATTTTTCCTGTGGGCGTGAACGGTGCCATGAGGGTGGCGACGGTGCCAGTCGCCCAAGAAATGGTTCAGTTATAGGGGCTTGGGTGGCACCGGTTTTCATATGCTCCGCGCCGTCGCATGTTTTCAGCCTTCGTCATACGGAGCCGCAGCATCATGGCGTCACAGGACGAGTTCGAGCCGCATCTTGGCCGCATGCGCGCGAAGCAGGCAAAGCCTCCGCGGAAGTTCCTGCACCGCGTGCTTGCTGCCGCCAATTTGGCGCGCGGTGGGGGACGCTCGGCGGCGAAGACGCGCGGTTTCACCGGCAGCCGGACTGGGCGCGGGGCAGGGGTTGGGCGGGTGCTCTCCGCCCGCGACCGCTTTGCCGCGTTCCGCCGGCGCCGCGTCATCATCAAGTCGCGCATCGTGGGACTCGCGGGCAAGGGGCCGGACGGCGCACGTGCCCATCTCCGCTACGTCCAGCGCGACGGCACGACCCGCGACGGCGAGCGCGGCCAGCTTTATGGCGCCGAGGCCGACAAGGCAGACGGCAAGGCCTACCTCGACCGCTGCCAGGGCGATCGCCATCAGTTCCGCTTCATCGTCTCGCCCGAGGACGGCAGCGAGTATGAAGACCTGAAGCCGCTCACGCGCCGGCTGATGGCACGCATGGAGGAGGATCTCGGCACTAGGCTCGACTGGGTGGCGGTCGACCATTTCAACACCGGGCATCCGCACACCCACATCATCGTGCGTGGCAGGGACGATCAGGGCAGGGATCTGATCATCGCGCGCGACTACATCACGCACGGCATGCGCGAGCGTGCCTGCGAGCTGGTCGATCTCGACTTGGGGCCGCGCAGCGATGCGGCGATCGAGCAGCGCCTGCACGCCGAGGTCGAGCAGGACCGGCTGACCAGCATCGACCGCAGGCTGGTCCGGAGCATAGACGGTGATGGCTTGGTGAGTGGCACCGGACGCGACGCGTTCGAGCAGAGCCTCCGGACCGGACGGCTGAGGAAGCTGGAGCAGCTGGGGCTCGCCGCGCCTGTTGCTCGCATGCAGTGGCGGCTCGCACCCGATCTTGCCGATACGCTACGCCGTCTGGGCGAGCGCGGCGACATCATCCGCACCATGCAGCGCGCCTATGCTGAGCGCGGGACCACGCCACCGCTCGCCGATCTGGCCATCTATGATCCGACCGCAGCCAACGCACGGTCGCTTGTCGGCCGCATCGTGGAGCGGGGCCTGTCGGACGAACTGAACGAGCGCCATTATCTCATTATCGAGGCGACGGATGGGCGCAGCCATTATGTTGATATCGGCAGGGGCGAGCATGTGGACGCTCAGGCTGCCGGTGCGATCGTGCGTACCGCGCCCACGGTGGCCAGTATTCGTGAGGCTGATCGGACGATCGCCAAGGTCGCGGCTGCGAATGGCGGGCGCTACACGATCGACGCGCATCTGCGTCACGACCCGACCGCCGCCGAGGCGTTTGCCGAGACGCACGTGCGCCGGCTCGAGGCGATGCGGCGTCTCATGCGAAGCGTCGCGCGCGAGCCGGATGGCAGCTGGATCATCGCGCCCGATCATCTTGACCGCGTTGCGGCCTATGAGGCAACGCGTGCGAAGGAGCGACCGGTGTCCGTTGATGTCCTGTCCTCCCAACCGCTGGAGAAGCTGATCGACGCCGAGGCCGCGACTTGGCTCGACCGAGAGCTGGCTGCCGGCACTCCCGAGCCGCTACGCGACGCAGGTTTCGGCCATGATGTGCGCAAGGCGCAGGCCCGACGGCGCCAGTGGCTGGTAGTGCAAGGGTTTGCGGAGGAGGTGGGCGGCGAGATTACCGGCCGTCCGGACATGATCGCGGCGCTCCAGCGGCGCGAGCTGCTGCGGATCGGCGCCCAGCTTTCACGCGAGATGGGAATGCCATTCGCCGAACCTGCCTCTGGCGAGCGGGTGGCGGGTGTGTATCGCCGGCCGATCGATGCGATCAGCAGAAGGCTCGCTTTGATTGAAAGGTCTCGCGAATTCACGCTCGTGCCATGGTCACCCGTGCTCGAACGCAATATTGGCAAGAGCGTGTCTGGGATCGTGCGTGAGGGCAGGATTAGCTGGGCCGTCGGGCGTCAGCGGAGCGGGCCCAGCATTTCCTGAGATAGCCGACAGCGGATCAGTCACGTTGTTATATCCACGCCTGGAAGTAGACCCTGGTCACACATGGTGGTTCGACCCGGCCGGCGCACAAGCAGGCGACCGCAGCTTCCGACCTGAAGGGCGCAAGCGCTGGGCGCGAAGTGCCTGCTTGTCCCCAATCTAGCGCTAGAAGCAGACCTTGCTGTGGATTGCGCGCTTGGCACCGGACCCGCTATCCGGTGCGACCGCTAGCCGAGATGGCGGCTCACATTCGGCCAGCGGGGCGTGTCAGGTTCACCGGGCGAAGTCATGCTCCAGCGCGTCTCGGGAAAGGAAACGCCCGAACGCCGCGAGGAGCGAGGCTGCACCAGGATCTCTAATGCGCCCGATTCGCTTTATGGGATAATGGAAGGCGCCGGCCACATAGGAGCCGTGCCCCTTCAAAGCGTTGGACAGACCTACGCGTGGTACTGTGGCTTTAGCAATTAGGTCGGCGACCTCGTCACCGTGCTTCTTGCGCGCGTCCTCGATCTCACCGGCCACTTTGCCAAAGTGTTTAGCAAGCTCAGCGCAACGATCTTCCCATGCGCGCGTCGGAAATCGCTTTGGTTCCTTTTTCAGCTCGGCGGGGGTGATGTCGCAGCGACCATTCTTGTCCAGCACCGTAAGATCCAGCACATTAAGGTTTACGACTGTGCCTCGCTTGAAAAGGACCGCGGCGGTTACGTCGCCCTTGTCACCGAAGTTCGGGATAAAGTGCTTTAGGTGCGGGGGCTCGGCTTCCACTTCCGCAGGATCCAAGGTCAGTGGACAGATCACCGCGACCTTGAAGTTATTCTCCCGCACGCGCTTTCCGCCTGGACGCACCATGATATCGCACGGCTGAGCGATGAGTACGAACAATCCCAAATCGTTGCCTTCGCCGATCTCGAAGACATCGCCGTTGCGGAGCGGATCATTATAACCGTTCACAAGCTCAGGGCCATCATGGAGCTCCTGCGCTCTCAATAGGTTGAGATGGGCCTGTGTCTCGGCCGTGAGCTCTCGCGAGATGTCAGCGACAGCCTTCACGCCTGTCGCGGCGTCTGCGAACTTCAAGAACTCGGCCTCGCGCAGGATCACGCGCTTCGCCTCGTCCTTATGGACGATCGCGTAGAGCCGAAGTAGCGTCTCAAGCTCGGAGACGCCCTCCTCCTCGGAAGAATTGACGATGATGTGCTCGAACGCGAGCGGGTCGATATCGTCGAACCGCTTGAGTGCGGCGTCGAGCGCCTCACGAAGACCGTCCTTCGCGAGAGTCTTCATGGTCTCACAATAGGTGTTGATCAGCGTTCGATAGACCGCGCCGTAGAAGCGATCACCATCGCTAAGTGATTGTTTGGCGATGGGCATGAAGAATTTGAGTGCAATCGCGTTATCTTCGGCGAGCTGGCGCCAGCTCGAGATCTCGTCACCCGAGTTCAGCGTATGCGAGAGCATACCGCAGAACCAGCGCGTGCCGAACCCCACCGGCTCCGATTGCGCTAAGCCCTTGATGATGTCTGCGCCGGTTGCAAAGCCGAGGACCTGCGGATCACCATTTAGCTCTTGATCGAAGAGGAACAGAGTTCGAGCGTCCTCGCGGCATTGCTCGATTATCTCTTGCTGTTGGGCGTGCCATTCGGCTGGCGTGAGAATCTTGAGATCGACTTGCTCGGGAATGTTTCGCCGCAACTGCAAAATGTCTCGCGCGCCTTCCTCCTCGGTGAATTCGCTAAGAATCGTGGTAACTGCCTCAAGCTCGGCGGCGTCCATATCTCCAAGTAGAGCGGTAAGCTGATCGAAGCGCGCCTCGTTATCGTTAGCGAGTACGGCTACGGGGAACAAACTCTCGAGCAGTTGCCGCGCGTCCTCACGCCGCGTCAGAGTGTCGATGACATTCGCGGCATCCGCCACTGGCTCGACCATATCATCGACGAACACGACGCGTTTGATACGCAAGCGCGTGAACAAATCCGTAAGTCCCGGACGCGGCGCTGCAGGCTTGGCCGCCGGCGCGTCGACAGGCACGCCAGCCTCCTGAGGCTCGATCGGCAGTAGCATGGCCTCCCCCTTCAACCGCTCCTTGCCACCCCTGACAGGTCGATCTCGAACACGTGGCGACGTCCATTCGCGTTACGAGCGTGCAGCAAATTGATCGAACTGCCCATGGAGGCGAGGACCTGCGACGTGATGAAGAGCCCGAGCCCGCGCCCGGTCGACTTCGGTTTCAGGGTCACGAACGGCTCAAAGAGGTTGGACTCAACCGAGGGGGCGACGCCCGGCCCGTTATCAGAAACGCGCACAAATGGACGCTCGATTTCGATATGGACACTGGGGCGGCCACGACGTCCATTCTGCCCGGCCTGTTTGAGCCAGTACTCCGAGTTCAGCAAGAGATTGTCGAACACCTGCAGCAGTCGTCCACGATTGGTCTCGACCTCGAAATCGCTGATGATGTCGACTTCGATTTGAATCGCGTCGTGCCGCCAACGTTCCTCGAAATGGACCTTAGTGTCGCGCATGAGATCCGCGACAGGGAAGCGCTCGATGCGGTCACGCTGGAAGCGCAATGCCGGGCCAAGATGCGCGATCTGCCGTCTAAGTGCAGATGCCGTCGAGAGCACCTCGTTCGCGAACCGCGCGAGCTTGGCACCCTGGTTGCCATCTCGCCGTGCCTCGTCACTGGCCGCTCTGGCACGCTGAGTTAGGCGATCAGTCTGGTTGTGGACTTCGTGAGAAAGGGACTCGGCGATCAAGCCAAGCCCAGCCAACTCGGAGAAGTCCTGAAGCTGCGAGTTGACAATCTCAAGCCGAGGCGAGAGCGCCGCGACCACGGACGCCAGCTTCTCGGCGTCAGCGGCGTGTGCCTCTAGCTCCGCGAAAATTGATCGAGACGAGCGTAATGCGTCGTTCGCGGCTTCCAGCAACGAGACGAGGCGCCGCTCGTCAGTAGTCGATAATAGCGGCTCGGCGGTGATCCTCGCGCTCAGTGTCTCGACCTTCCGCTGGACCTCCGCCGCTGCACTGTCGATCGCCTTCGAACGCTCGGCGTAGCTTTTCAACGTCCGCGCCACTTGGCGCGCGGACGTTATCGTGCGCTCGGCGCCCTCGAATGCGACCCCGTTCGCGAGGCGCTCCTCACGATATTTTGTGTAATTGCGCCGAATCCACTCGTAGAACTGACCGATCATCTCGGTCGAGTGTACCATCAGTCGGCGGAAATTCTGCGAGTAGGGGTTGCTGACGAAGCCTTCGCGGTCGGTCTTATCCTTGAGGTGCGGGTTTCTCGCCTCGGAGATCGCAACGAAGCCGAGTACATTGTGTGGGCGTAGCCCGTACCAGGAGCTCGCGCTGGTCTGTTGAGCCCCGAGCCTTAGCCAGTCCTCTCCGTTGATGCCATATGGCTTCACCGCGAAACCATCGCGGAAGACCTTAATCCCTGCGTGCCGTTTCACGACTCGCTGGATTTCGGAGGAAGCAGACAGGCCGCTCAACCGCAGCGCGCTCTCGTCGCTTCGAAGGAGAAACTCGTCGACCTCAGCGTGGAAGGGCCCTGGGTCGGCCGGGATGAGATGCGGCTCCGGTCTCTCGTCTGCAGCTGCCCCATCAGCTTGCGCGTTTGGATTGGCAATGCGCTCAATCGAACCAAGGTTTTCTAGTCCGACAGTATGGTCGAACTCGATGAAATAGGCTGAATCGGCGCTTAGCCGCATGGCGACTGGCGGGTTGCGAGACTTGAGATACTCGTAAAAATCCTTGCCATTGGATGGTACGACTACGTTCTCGAAGAACTCAAGCTCCTCGTCACGTTGGTTCCCACGCAGCTTCGCCAGCCGCATCTTGCCACCAAGGTGAAGATCACCCGCTTTGAAATCAATGACGAACCTGCCAACTGCCGCACGGCGGACGCGCTCCGAAATCTGCCCGAGGTCGATGACCTTCCCATCGATCGTCAACGTGACGAGGAAGGTTCGCGCCTTCTCATAGGGCGAGATTATCTGCGCCAGATCGTTCGCGAGCTGCTCTACCGTCGCCCCCCGCCAGACATCTGGATTGCGCAAACCAGTGATCAGAAGCCGCGTACCTTTCAGCCGTGGCTGATCAGCATTTCGCACCGTCACTGGCACGGCGCTGAGACTCTTATCCTCAGTGAAGGCGTCCCAGCTGAACGCGACGTGGAGGGTGTCGCCTTCGCCCTTGCGCGTGTCCATTTCCAGCCGCGAGCCAAGTTTCTGAGTACTTAATCGTCCTAACCCCTTGTCGCCCAATGGCGTACGGCCCCTGGGGGTCGTTGCCCCCTTCGCCTTCATCTCTCGCTTGCCTGACAGCGAGATCACCAGCCACCCTCTGTCTATGTCATCACGATCCATGCCGACGCCATTGTCTTCGATCGAGATGAAGCCAAGCTCGTCGGGGAAGTCGGATTGACCTGGGGTGTCCGCAGTGTTCACGACCACATGCGCGAAATCGGCGTCAGCGTCGTAGGCGTTCTTCACCAGCTCGACGAGCGCCGTCACCTCGTCCGAAACGAGTTCATCCCCGAGCTGGCGGACGACGGCGGCGCTGATATCGAAGTGCGGAGATGTGACCATGCCTGCTCAGAGCTTCCGCAGTAGCAGGATCTTCTCCTCGCGCATCGTCGCCGAACTCGCGTTCCGATCAGGCATGCGCTTGTGATGAATGCGCCGCGTCAGCATCGTCACCGTGGCGCACTTCGCGTCCTCCATCAGCTCGCTCAACACCGCGTCGGTGGGCACCTGCTTGCCTGCAATACTTCGGTTGCCAACGGTCCAGATCATGTAGCTGTTCTGACGCACTTGCGCGATCATTGTCTCCAAACTGGCCCGAAAGTCACGATAAAAGCGTACTAAGCGGAGGCGGCCATCGATAGGGCGCGCAGGAAGTGCCGCAACGAAATTCTTGAGCGTCGGGCTCCCTGCAAATAACTGCTCCTCCTCCTCTTCCGAGACAGGATCGCGCCCGCCTAGACTACGCCGATCTATCTCCAGGGTGGTCCGTAGCATTTCAGCGTCAACGTTGGGGTCGATGTCCGCGAGGTCGATCCAATTGAGTGGCAGATAGGAATGTTGGCCGTAAGTGACCGTAGTTTGATTGTCGCCATAGGGCGGTGAGGTCATCATGAGGTCGAATGGTGCCACGTCCGCCCAATAGGTCTTGCTCTCCCTGGTGTCGGCGAGCGCAATCTCAGCGGCCCCACGATAGCGCGCGTTGCTTATGGCGCCCGCGTCCCTGAGCTTCTTCCGAAAGAACGCGAAGCTGTCGGCGTTGCGTGATACGAGATCGGCGAATACGTCTATCGGAGAGACGTTCCGCGCCTCGATCTCCTCAACGGGGCGCGCATGCAATTTGTAGGTCGACGTCCGATCGTTGCTGGTGAGGCGGACTGTCTCGGCTAAGGTCACCCAAAGGAAGCGTCTTACCCAGAGATCCTCGCAAGCGCGGATCGAGCGCCGCAATCGAGACAGTTCCGTCAGCACCTCAGGCTTGAACCATTTATCTCGGTTGGAAAGCGTGGTGTCGATCCCGGACCTACGATCAGCACGAGCGCGCTTGACAACGTCGGCGCCGATTGCGCCGATTGTGAACTCGACCTTTCGCGCGGTACGCACACGGCTGATCAGGACCGCCAGCGGGTTGATATCAGTGCCGTAGACGTTGAGCGCGAAATGCATACCGCTAACGAGCGAGGTCCCCGATCCAACAAATGGATCATATAGAGACTTTATGTTCGGCTGAGCCTCGATGACCGCCGCCAGCAGCCGGCGCTGCACCAGCGGTACCATCATCGCTGGGTACTGGAAGACGCAATGTGCGCTGTCGGTACGATCGCGGGTCTTGAGCGACCAAAAGTCGGGATCGTCGCGATGCCGGGCCAACGCTCGAACCAACACGTCGTCGACAGCAGTGAGCGCTGTGCTTGCTTCCGGCGGGGACGATTTGGCGGCCGTTGATCTCATTCTCGCCATCGCTCCCGCACCAACATGTCGGAATGCCCGACGATATGGCGTTGATCAGGAAGCCATTTTCGTCCTCACCCCCCGGCCAAGCCGAGCATAACCTAACAATTGCGCGCGTCGACGGCAACGACCTTTGGATGGTTCCATTTCCGCATGCCAGCGCGCAACCATCCCGCGATGACTGGCGACAGCTACCCTGGCTCACTGCTCGCTGACGGCCGCGATAGGTCATCAAAGCATAGCCAGCGCCGCGGACGCCATAGATCAGCGCGCTACTCACGCAGTAGCGCCACCGCATTGCGGTGACATCGCACGGTCGACAAACGACAGCTTTCGGGCCGCCTTTCCAAAAATTCAGTGATCGACGTTGGCGAGAGGCTGGCAGCAATGCTGCGGCATGATGGCACCCGCCAGCTGGGCGATTAGCCGCCGGCAGTGGCGCGCGATGCAGATCATCTTCCCTGGTGCTGCATATCGGCCGACAGGTAGCCAGCGTCGGCGGGCTGCCGATTAAGCCACGCGCCGTCTGATGCGAGTCTTGGGACCCGGGCAGCTCGCCCGGTTCCGGGAGCCTCGCTGTGACCCCCACCAAGCTGCTGATCGGCCAGATCCTCGTCGTGCTCGCTGTGATGTTCGTCGGCCTGTGGGCGGCGACGCAGTGGTGCGCGGCGATGCTCGCCTATCAGCCGCAGCTCGGCTCGCCCTGGTTCTGGCTGGGCGACTACCCGGTCTACCGCCCCTGGGCGCTGTTCATCTGGTGGTTCCACTATGACGCCTACGCGCCTGAGGTCTTCGACAAGGCTGGCAGCCTGGCTGCCGCCAGCGGCCTTCTCGGCTGCGCCACCGCCATCTTCGGCTCGCTCTGGCGCGCGCGCCAGAGCGGCCAGGTCACCACCTACGGCTCGGCGCGCTGGGCGAGCACGCGCGAGTGTCAACGCCGGGATAAAAACGGGCCAGGCACCGGTTTAAAATGGGGCCAGTTGGTTTGAACAAAAAGCCCCAAGGTTGAGGCTGGGCAGCATCGGCAGCGGGGAAGCGGCTGGAGCGGAGCGGAAGCCGATTTCCCGCTGCCGATGGCCGCCCGTTCTTAGGTCATTTATCCTCCCCCTTGTCCTTCTGGCGCTTGCGGCTGCTGGCGAGACGGAAGCTGTCACCATTCATCTCGAGAATGTGGACGTGGTGTGTCAGCCGGTCGAGCAGGGCGCCGGTCAGGCGTTCGGAGCCGAACACCGATGTCCATTCATCGAAGGGCAGATTGCTGGTGATCAGCGTGCTGCCGCGTTCATAGCGCTGGCTGAGTACCTCGAACAGCAACTCGCCGCCCACGGCGGTGAATGGTACATATCCCAACTCGTCGAGGATCAGCAGCTTTACAGATGCCAGATGCTTTTGCAGGCTGC
The sequence above is drawn from the Rhizorhabdus dicambivorans genome and encodes:
- a CDS encoding dihydrofolate reductase family protein — translated: MAKLVFGMNQSLDGYVDHMAFGPSPTLFRHFIKEAEAQAGSVYGRRIYEVMRYWDDDHPEWDADEQAFAAAWRKQPKWVVSRSLKSVGPNATLVDDDLENTIRALKERDGEIEVAGPDLAHSLTELGLIDEYRIYLHPVVLGRGTPYFAGPRPPLRLVGHDRIDGDVIRLTYVPA
- a CDS encoding DUF736 domain-containing protein gives rise to the protein MPAIGHVQRQSDGSFKGSIRTLSVRADIEIVPNRSKTGEQPDYRILASGVELGGGWIRTGEVSGREYIRLAMSAPELGSRTLYANLGRAAGQDDDDVFAIIWNPGE
- the rlxS gene encoding relaxase/mobilization nuclease RlxS (I built this because a sul1 chimera in AMR looks like the C-terminus.), translated to MASQDEFEPHLGRMRAKQAKPPRKFLHRVLAAANLARGGGRSAAKTRGFTGSRTGRGAGVGRVLSARDRFAAFRRRRVIIKSRIVGLAGKGPDGARAHLRYVQRDGTTRDGERGQLYGAEADKADGKAYLDRCQGDRHQFRFIVSPEDGSEYEDLKPLTRRLMARMEEDLGTRLDWVAVDHFNTGHPHTHIIVRGRDDQGRDLIIARDYITHGMRERACELVDLDLGPRSDAAIEQRLHAEVEQDRLTSIDRRLVRSIDGDGLVSGTGRDAFEQSLRTGRLRKLEQLGLAAPVARMQWRLAPDLADTLRRLGERGDIIRTMQRAYAERGTTPPLADLAIYDPTAANARSLVGRIVERGLSDELNERHYLIIEATDGRSHYVDIGRGEHVDAQAAGAIVRTAPTVASIREADRTIAKVAAANGGRYTIDAHLRHDPTAAEAFAETHVRRLEAMRRLMRSVAREPDGSWIIAPDHLDRVAAYEATRAKERPVSVDVLSSQPLEKLIDAEAATWLDRELAAGTPEPLRDAGFGHDVRKAQARRRQWLVVQGFAEEVGGEITGRPDMIAALQRRELLRIGAQLSREMGMPFAEPASGERVAGVYRRPIDAISRRLALIERSREFTLVPWSPVLERNIGKSVSGIVREGRISWAVGRQRSGPSIS
- a CDS encoding sensor histidine kinase gives rise to the protein MVTSPHFDISAAVVRQLGDELVSDEVTALVELVKNAYDADADFAHVVVNTADTPGQSDFPDELGFISIEDNGVGMDRDDIDRGWLVISLSGKREMKAKGATTPRGRTPLGDKGLGRLSTQKLGSRLEMDTRKGEGDTLHVAFSWDAFTEDKSLSAVPVTVRNADQPRLKGTRLLITGLRNPDVWRGATVEQLANDLAQIISPYEKARTFLVTLTIDGKVIDLGQISERVRRAAVGRFVIDFKAGDLHLGGKMRLAKLRGNQRDEELEFFENVVVPSNGKDFYEYLKSRNPPVAMRLSADSAYFIEFDHTVGLENLGSIERIANPNAQADGAAADERPEPHLIPADPGPFHAEVDEFLLRSDESALRLSGLSASSEIQRVVKRHAGIKVFRDGFAVKPYGINGEDWLRLGAQQTSASSWYGLRPHNVLGFVAISEARNPHLKDKTDREGFVSNPYSQNFRRLMVHSTEMIGQFYEWIRRNYTKYREERLANGVAFEGAERTITSARQVARTLKSYAERSKAIDSAAAEVQRKVETLSARITAEPLLSTTDERRLVSLLEAANDALRSSRSIFAELEAHAADAEKLASVVAALSPRLEIVNSQLQDFSELAGLGLIAESLSHEVHNQTDRLTQRARAASDEARRDGNQGAKLARFANEVLSTASALRRQIAHLGPALRFQRDRIERFPVADLMRDTKVHFEERWRHDAIQIEVDIISDFEVETNRGRLLQVFDNLLLNSEYWLKQAGQNGRRGRPSVHIEIERPFVRVSDNGPGVAPSVESNLFEPFVTLKPKSTGRGLGLFITSQVLASMGSSINLLHARNANGRRHVFEIDLSGVARSG
- a CDS encoding TRM11 family methyltransferase, whose product is MRSTAAKSSPPEASTALTAVDDVLVRALARHRDDPDFWSLKTRDRTDSAHCVFQYPAMMVPLVQRRLLAAVIEAQPNIKSLYDPFVGSGTSLVSGMHFALNVYGTDINPLAVLISRVRTARKVEFTIGAIGADVVKRARADRRSGIDTTLSNRDKWFKPEVLTELSRLRRSIRACEDLWVRRFLWVTLAETVRLTSNDRTSTYKLHARPVEEIEARNVSPIDVFADLVSRNADSFAFFRKKLRDAGAISNARYRGAAEIALADTRESKTYWADVAPFDLMMTSPPYGDNQTTVTYGQHSYLPLNWIDLADIDPNVDAEMLRTTLEIDRRSLGGRDPVSEEEEEQLFAGSPTLKNFVAALPARPIDGRLRLVRFYRDFRASLETMIAQVRQNSYMIWTVGNRSIAGKQVPTDAVLSELMEDAKCATVTMLTRRIHHKRMPDRNASSATMREEKILLLRKL